In the genome of Pseudomonadota bacterium, the window GCGCAAGCTGGTACTGCACTGGCTTGATGTCCATACCGCCATCGACCCGAGACCGTGGAGCCCCAATCTCGTGGGCCGACGCGTGACGGCGTGGCTATCGCACGCCGAATTTCTCCTCAAGGATTCGGATTCGTCTTTTTCGAAGCGCTTTTTCCAGGGCGTGGCGCTGCAAGCGCGCCATCTGTCGCGCACCGCGCGGACCTGCGAGGACGGCGCGGAACGGTTCCTGGCGCTCAAGGGCCTGCTCTATAGCGGCCTCAGCCTGCCGGACGGTGAGCGGCGAACGCAACAGGCGTTGAAATTATTGACGGCGGAACTAACACGCCAGATTCTGCCCGACGGCGGGCATTTCGAGCGCAGTCCTTCAGCTCATCTCTCGGTCCTGCGGCACCTGATCGACATACGCGGCTCTTTGATATCTGCCGGGCAGCCCTCACCCGAAGCGCTCAACAATGCGATCGACCGCATGGCGCCTGTGCTTCGCGCCTTCCGTCACGGCGACGGCGCACTGGCCCTGTTCAACGATTCGGTCGAAACTGAACCGTGGCTGATCGATCTCGTATTGGCCCAGTGCGGTAGCAAGGGCCGGGCCTTGGACAACGCGCCACATGTCGGCTTCCGCCGCGTTCAGGCGGGCCGCTCGCTGCTTGTCGCCGACCTCGGCGCGCCGGCGAAATCCGGGCGGCGCGCCCATGCCGGCACCCTGAGCTTCGAACTCAGCGCCGGCAAGGAACGCTTGATCGTAAATTGCGGCGCCTGGCGCGGCGACGACGAGGCTTGGCGCAAAGCGCTTCGCGCCACGGCCGCCCATTCGACCTTGACTGTGAACGACACAAATTCCTGCGAATTATTCGATGATGGCTCGACCGGCACCGGGCCGACACGCATAGAAAGCCAGCGCGAAGATCAAGAAGGTGCAACATGGCTGGAAGCCAGCCATGACGGCTACCGGGAGCCGTTCGGCCTCATTCACCGGCGCCGGATATATGTCGCACCCGACGGCAACAATCTGCGCGGTGAAGATATTTTGACGCGCGCCGACGCCAACAATCGCGGTGGGCGCTCCTTTGCCATACGCTTCCACCTGCATCCCGATGTGCAGGCCTCGCTGGTGCAAGACGGCGGCTCGGTGTTACTGCGCCCACCAAGTGGCAGCGGCTGGCAAATACGTGCCGCCGGCGGCACCATTGGATTGAATGAGAGTGTTTATGCGAGCGACGGGCTAAACCGCCGGCGCAGCGAGCAGGTCATTATCACCGGGCCCGTCGAGGCCGAAGAAACGGTGATCAAATGGGCGCTTCTCAGAATCCCTAAAAATTAGATCCTGGCACCTGCACTAATCCGTCAGCGCCAACCGTTTCATCTGGCGCGCGATGACTTTGGATTCGTCATAAAGTTCGAGCGCGCGGCGCCGTCCCGCAGCGCCCATTCGCTGCCGCAGCGCAGGATCGGCGGAAAGCTCGCGGATCGCGCCGGCCAATTCGTCCTTGTTGGCGACCGGCACCAGGAGACCGGTTTCGCCGCTTACCACTTCCTCGCGCGAACCGCGGATATCGGTGGCGATCACCGGCAGGCCCACCATCATCGCCTCGATGATCGAGCGCGGCATGCCTTCGCGGTGCGACGGCAGGGTGAAGATGTCGGCAGCGCGTAGCAGACCGGGCACATCCTGGCGGTGGCCAAGAAGACGGACATTGGGCGGCGGCGCCGTGAGGCTCACCTGAGCGGCATGATCGCTGGCCAGCCGTTCGCCGGCGGCCCATAGAATAGCATCCTGGCCGGCCATCGCCGCGAACAGTTCGGGATAGCCTTTTTCCGCCACCATGCGCCCGGTCATCATGACCACGACCGCATCCTCGGGTGTATCCAACTCGGCGCGCAAGCTGCGCCGGGCCGCATCGCCGTCCACCGCCGGTGCAAAGCGCGCTGGATCGACGCCGTTGCCGATGGCTTCGATCACGCCGTTGCGGCAGAGGCCGAGACGACGCGCGCTCTCGGCATCTTCTTCGGCCTGGGTAAAGAGGATATTCGTATGGCGCCCGCCCCATTTTTCTAGGGCGATGAACAGCGCGCGCTTCCACGGCGCCATGTGCTCGTGGAAATAAAAGCCGTGCGCGGTATAGACGATGCGCCCAACGCCCGCGCGGCGCGCCGCAAGACGGCCCAACAACGCGGCGATCGGCGTGTGCACATGCACCATGTCGAAACGCTCGTCGCGGAACAGACGGCAGAGGCGGCGATAGCTCACCCAGTGACGCAGGGGGTTGAGGTTGCGCGCGATGGCAAGCGGCACCGTGCGCAGGCCCTCGGCCGCGACCTTGTCCAACCACGGACCGTCCGAACAGACACCCACGACTTCATGCCCAGCCGCCTGCTCGGCCCGCATGAGGGGAAGAATAAAATGGTAGAGCGTGAAATCGACGGCGCAGAGCTGACAGATTTTCATAATATCACGGTATCACGCGGCAAGGTCGGGGCGGAAGTTTTCGCACCAGGCCTGAAACGCGATCAGCGTCCACAGCTTCTCCGATGAATCGCGCCGGCCCGCCTTGAGATCGGCGTACCAACGGCGCGGCTGCTCAGGCCGGAAAATTCCTTGGCGCCGTAATCTCTCGGCATCGATGCTGCGCCGCGTTAATTCGTCGAGCGGGCCGGTAAGCCATTCGGCGATAGGAATTTCAAAGCCCTTCTTCGGCAACTCAAACACCTCTTTCGGCAAGCGATCGGCAAACGCCCGGCGCAACACTCTCTTGCCCTCTCCCGGCGCCAGTTTAAAATCGCCCGGCATAGCCGCCGCGCATTCCACCACGCGGTGATCGAGAAACGGGCAGCGCACTTCCAGGCTGTTGGCCATGCTCATGCGGTCGCTCTTGACCAGCATATCGCCGGGTAGGCCCAAACGGGTATCGGCGTGAAGCATCGCGTTAAGCGCATCGCTGTCGCCTGCTTCATGGCGTAGCTCGGCCACCATTGTTTCTAAATCCGGTGATTCTGAATCCGCTGCGCCGTTTGACTGCACGAACAGCCGCGTCAATTCGCTTTCGTCCATCAGACGCATCCATCCGGCCTGCCGGCCCACCGCATCCTTGCCGGCATGCTGCGCAAAACGGCGAAGACGCCTGGCGCGTTCCAGCAGCGGGCTCGACTTGCGCTCCGGCAAGAGAGCCGCCAAAGGCTCGATCAAGCCGCGCCGTAGCAGTGCTGGAAGAGCGCGATAACGTGCCGCCATCAGCTCGCCCTGATATTTGCGGTAACCGCCAAACACCTCATCGGCGCCGTCGCCAGAAAGCGCCACGGTGACATGGCGGCGGGTTTCGCGGGCGAGCAGAAAAGTCGGAACGGCCGAAGAATCAGCGAACGGCTCGTCGAGGCCGAGAAACACCTCATCCAGCGCCGCGCGCGCGTCGCTGGGCGAGACTTCGATCGCCATATGCTCGGTGCCGAGATGACGCGCGACGCGCTCGGCGGCGGGGCGCTCTTCGTAATAGTCCGCGGCATCGGTAAAGCCGACGGTGAAACTGCGCACGCGCTCACCGGCGCGCACCATCGACGCCGCCACCAGCGCCGAGTCGATGCCGCCCGACAAAAACACACCAAACGGCACATCGGCGATCAGGCGGCTCTGCACAGCTTGATCGAAAATTTGCACCAGATCCTTCTCGGCCTGTGCCGGGTCGGTGTAAAGCGGTGGCCGCCCAACCAGCGGATCGTACCAGCGCCGCACCTCAACACCCGCCGCCGTCACCCGCGCCAAATACCCGCCGGCCAATTTGCATACGCCCGCGGCAATAGACAGCGGCTCCGGCACGTAGCGCAGCGTGAACAGCATCCTGAGCGCCTGTCGATCCAATGGCGGCGCGCTCTCCAGCAGGGTCTCAAGCGCCGCCAATTCGGAAGCAAACGTGCAGCGCCCGGCTTCGGCCTTGTACAACAACGGCTTCTTGCCCAAGCGGTCGCGCACCAGGATCAATTCGGATTTCGCGGCGTCCCACAGCGCGAATGCGAACATGCCGGCCAGGCGCGGCAACAAGCCTTCGCCCCATTGCCGCCAACCGGCGAGCAGGATTTCCGTATCGCCACCGGTGACAAAGCTATGACCCGCCACCGTCAATTCGGCGCGCAATTCGTGAAAATTATAAATCTCGCCATTGTAAGCCACGACCAGACCCTGCGCTTCCATCGGCAAGGACGCGGCGCTGCTGAGGTCCTGAATGGCAAGTCGCGTATTGGCCAGGGCGCAGCGCGAATCGAACCAGCTTTGCTGGCTGTCCGGACCGCGCGGGCGAAGACGCTCGAGCGCACGCGCGATACGCGGCGCCAGCGCGACCCGGTCGATGCCGCCAAAAGCGGTTTGGCCAGCGAACCCGCACATGATCCTAGACTCGCTCCTGTTTACACCAGCGACGCATAGACCTGCTCGAAAGCCGCGAGGTTTGCCGCCATGGAAAAGCGTTTTTCGATCGAGCTGCGCGCCTGTATGCAGCGCTCGGCATGAATGTCCGGCGGCTCAAACGCCAATTCATGAATGGCTTTGGCCAGCGCCTGGGCATCGCGCGGCGGCACGATCCGCCCCGATTGGCCGATGATCCGCGCGGCATCGCCGACATCGGTGGCGATGGCGGGGAGGCCCGATGCCATGCCCTCGGCCAGCGCATTGGAGAAACCTTCGCCGTAAGCCGAGCTTGCGACGATCAGGTCGCAGGCGCTCAGCAGACGGGGCACATCGGCGCGCCGCCCGAGGCCGTGCCAGCCCGGACGCGAGGCCAAGGATTCCGTGCCCAAGCCGACAAGCAGCAATTTCACATCCGGTATTTCGCGCATGGCGGCGAGCAAGGTGTCATGGTCCTTCATCGGATCGACGCGCGCCACATGCGCTACCAGCGGCACGCCGGGATCAATTTCCAGCTCGGCACGAACCTCCGCGCGCAACGCCGCATCGGGGCGGTAGCGCGCGGTATCGATGCCGTTGTCGATGACGCGATTCTGGCGGGGCCGATATCCCAAATCAAGATGCGTCTTTAATCCGGCTTCGGAATTGGCCACCACTATATCGGGAACATGCGAATAGCGCGCGCATAAACGCAGCGTCCATCTTAAGCTGCGGCCGTAATCCGCGAGATTCATGTCGGAGCAACGAATCCCCCATATAAGCGGCGTTGTGTTCCTGCGCCCGGAGAAACGCAGGGCGAAGGCGGCAATTAGATCGGCATGATACATCCAGCTTTGAATGATCTGCGGCTTGGTCCGGCGGATGAGGGACCTGAGACGCAACAGGCCGGTGAGGGTCGGACGGCCGCGCCGCATGCCAAGATCATGCACCGCCACGCCGGCATTTTCCAAACGCTCGCGCAGCGCCCCGCCGGGTATCAAGCTGACCACAACATCCTCGGCGCCGGCTGCTTTGCGCGCGCCGACGAGAAGCGCCAATTGGGTCTCCGCGCCGCCGGTGTCGAGCCCGGTAATGACATGCATGACGCGGGCGCTACGTTCAGCTACCGTCATCTCAGATTATCGAGGACTGCATGTTGTCAAAAATCGCATGGGCATGAATTTTCGCGCCCTTATCAAGCGCAGCGTGGCGCTCGCTTGCGCCTATTATCTCTATGACGATTGGCGGGCACGGCGGCGCCTCGCGGCAGGCCGGCTGGAAACCGGTTCGGGCGCACGGCATGCGAAGCTCGATATTGCTGCCTCGCTGAGCTATGTCGAGCGGGTTTACGGCGACTATATTTCCTATGGCGGTCTCGAACGCTTCCGCGGAAGCGTCGCCGAGATCGGGCCGGGCGACAGTTTCGCCGTCGCCCTTCGTATCCTCGGCAACGGCGCCGATCACGTCCATGCCATCGACCGCTGGGTTTCGCGGCGCGACGCGGACGCACAGCGCCGCATCTATAGCGCTTTGTCGGAACAATATGACCTCGGCCATTTATTCAGCGGATCGCCCGCCGAGGAGACGATCCGAAATCTCACTTATCACGCTGGCCAGCCAGCGGAGACGTTCTTCCGCGATTGCGGCCTTGAGTTCGACGCCATCCTCAGCCGGGCGGTGATGGAGCACCTCTATGATCCGCTCGCAGCGCTTGACGACATGGCGCGGAGCCTCAAGCCGAGCGGCATTATGATCCATCGCATCGATCTGCGCGACCACGGCATGTTTGCCGGCCATCACCCGCTCACACTGCTTACTCTGTCGGACGACATACATCGATGCATGACGCGCGGTGCGGGACGGCCCAACCGGGTGCTCATCAATGATTATCGCGATTGGCTCGAGCGCTCCGGTCTGACAGGAGAATTGACCATCAGCCGCCTCGCCGGAGGCAGTGAAGAACTCGATCCCGCGCCCTGGACGGCGCTGGGTGAAGACGCCAAAACCCGTGCTCTTGAATGCGTACGCGCCATCCGACCGCGCCTTTCAAACAAATTCAACGCCATGGCAGATGAGGATTTGGCGGTAGCCGGACTGGTACTGGTCGCGCGCAAAAACAACGCCTAACATATCCGCCGTACAATCTCTTCAAAACGCCGGGCAACCGCGGCGGGTTCATGGCCAGGCGGCAGCAGGCTTGGCCTCGGCTTCTTGTCAAACGCTGCTGCTCTGACCGCCGCCATGGCGGCGGCAAATTCCGATCCCCAGGGCGCCACCGTCACGGCGCCCGGCGGCGCCGTGACGGCGAGCTCTCCGATAGCGCCGGATTCGAGTGTCGCGATCACAGGCGTGCCGCACGCCAGGGCTTCCAAAGCGGCGTTGGGCATGCCCTCCCAACGAGATGGCAGGAGAAATGCATCCGCCGCCGCGTAATGCGGCCAGGGATTATCTTCAAAACCCGGCAATTGCACACGGCCACCCAGCCGGTCGCACATTGTCTGTAGCGCTGAGCGTTCGGGGCCTTCACCGAGGATGGTGAGACGACAATTTCCCGGCAGGTCGGCAAACATCTCGATCAGCCGATCAAATCCCTTCTGCCGGGCGAGGCGCCCTGCCGCAATGAAATGGACCGAGGTCGCCGCCGCCGCCGTCGAGACGGTCGCTTCAGCTCGAAGAGCCGCGCCATCCACCGGATTGGGCAGCAGGTGCAGACGCTCCCTCGCGACACCGAAGTCGAGCGCCATCTCTTCCATCATCATATGCGACGTACAAACAACCGCGTCCGCGCGCGGATAATAGCGGCGGTAAAGCCAGCGCATCAGGCCGGGTCGGGGCCCGCCCGGCAGGCTCAGCGACGGCATGTTGGCTTCACGCACAATGATGCGCGTGCCGGATGGCAGCAAGCGGCGGCCGGCCAGGAGGGCGAGATTAACATAGCCGAGCGAGGAAACCACGGCCTGCGGGCGCATCTGGCGGATGGTGCCGACAAGCGCGGGCCCCGCATGGCGCAGACGCGGGCGGGCCAAATCAACAAGCGGCACATCCGGAGGCACCAATTTCGAAAGTGGCCCCTCGCCACTCAACGTGATGAGCGACGGCGAAAGGCGCGATCGATCAATGCCAGCAAGCAAGCACAGCATAACCCGCTCCGCGCCACCGCCGGCGAAAGACGGCAAGACAAAAGCTATGGGCGAATTCACCTCTAGCCAATCTGCGCTGAAGCGTTGGCGCACCTATGATGGTTCTTTTTGCAACTGCGTTGCCATGGCCAACTGTTTGCCGACGCTACGGCCGATATGCGCAGCATTCCGTTAGCCTTCGAGGTCGGTTCGAATGCCGGCCGGATGAGGCCATTTTTCTGACGCAGAATTCACATCAGGTTCAGTGTTACAATTTTTGTTAGCTGCCTTCCGCCAGAGCGCCACCAATTGCTTGGCATTGGTGGGACCGTCGCAGCAACTCTCAATGTGGTGGCGCGCCGCCGTCGCTAACGTGCCGAGACGGGCACGGTCATCAGCCAATATACAAAGAGATTCGGCAATAAGGGCCGCATCAAATTTTTCGTGAAGCAGGCCGTTCTCATTAGAGCGGATAAATCCATCCCAAGTGCCCAATGCTAGAACGGGCCGGCCCATTGCCATGGCCTCTATAATGTTGCGGCCCCAAGGCCCGGCGCGGCGCGGCACACTGATTAGCAAGTCGGCGGCCGCCAGCACGTTTTCAGGTTCGGCCACGTGACCGAGGAAAAGGAAATAGTGCTCGAGCCCGGCCCGTTGGACATACTCGATCAAATCTTTACAGCCAGCCCACCCGACGCCGTGTCCACGGCGTTGAGCCCGCGGGAAGGCCATGTCACCAGCGACGACAAACAGAATATCGTCACGACCTCGGGCGTTCAGGCAATCAGCAATCTCAACCAGGCGGTCAGTGCCACGGCTCCAACGGTAATTCTCCAAACACGCAACTATTAGCTGACCATTCGCTGGGATGCGCGGAATAGGCAGCGGATCAGTGGTCAGCGGTACGGAAATATTGTGGATAACCGGGCCGTCCGCACGACCGCCCAATCGAGAAAATGCGTCCTGCTCGTTACTGGTAATAAACACGAATTGGTCGATCGATATTGAAAGGCAACGAGTTTGCCAGCGTGCCAACCAGCGGCAAGTTCGCTTATTTATGGCCCTTGCAAGCCAAAATTCGGGCGTTCCTTCATACAGATTCTCAGACACGGTTCGAACGTGAAGTATTTGGGCTGCGGCGGTTTGGTGCCTGATCCACGCTGCTAACAAGAAAAGATTTGGGTGGTTAAAGTGAATTACGTCGTAACCCTCAAATTCACGCAATTCTGCGCGTAGTTTCTTATTGAGCGCCAATTGAAAAATACAACGTGAAAATCCCAGAAGCGTGCGGGACAAACGATGCAGCGTTGTCGCGGAGGGGAGGCTGTCAATAACGCGGACTGATATTCCCAAGCGAGCATAGCGTTCCTGAATCGGTCCCAGCCGGCCGCACCAGACCATTAGGGTCATGTTTGAGCGGTCCATTGCCTCAATCATTTGATACAAGCTGCGGGAAGAACCGCCATAGCCCCCTTCATGATCGATACAAAGCACGCGCAAGGGCCGGCTTTTCCGGGTGTCCATGAAAATTAAATCCCGGAACTAATTATTATCAGGCAAGCTATCGAACCAATCCCGAGGCGTGCAGCCCCGAAAGGAAAATTTCCATTTCGGAGGCAAGAAATGAGGATCTTCGACATCATGGAAGAGTCCTACCATGGCGTAGCGTACCTTGGCTGACAGATTGGGCCTTGAGCCGTGCAGCAAGGTGCCCGAAAAGAAGACAGCTTGGCCCAATCGCAACGTCATGGGAATTTGATCAAAGCGGTCAGCGATAGTCGAATCAAACATCACCTTGCTCACGCCATTTGTATTTTCACGCCACTCAGGTTTTGGCATCAGCTTATTGTGACTGCCCGTGCAAAGGATCACAGGGCCCATATCGATTGTTGCATCGTGAATCATTGGCGCCCAAATCTGAACGAAATTTGATTGGGGAACCGTTTGAAATATCTCCCGATGCCAACCGGTTTGAGAACGGGCATCGC includes:
- a CDS encoding heparinase II/III family protein, with amino-acid sequence RKLVLHWLDVHTAIDPRPWSPNLVGRRVTAWLSHAEFLLKDSDSSFSKRFFQGVALQARHLSRTARTCEDGAERFLALKGLLYSGLSLPDGERRTQQALKLLTAELTRQILPDGGHFERSPSAHLSVLRHLIDIRGSLISAGQPSPEALNNAIDRMAPVLRAFRHGDGALALFNDSVETEPWLIDLVLAQCGSKGRALDNAPHVGFRRVQAGRSLLVADLGAPAKSGRRAHAGTLSFELSAGKERLIVNCGAWRGDDEAWRKALRATAAHSTLTVNDTNSCELFDDGSTGTGPTRIESQREDQEGATWLEASHDGYREPFGLIHRRRIYVAPDGNNLRGEDILTRADANNRGGRSFAIRFHLHPDVQASLVQDGGSVLLRPPSGSGWQIRAAGGTIGLNESVYASDGLNRRRSEQVIITGPVEAEETVIKWALLRIPKN
- a CDS encoding glycosyltransferase family 4 protein encodes the protein MKICQLCAVDFTLYHFILPLMRAEQAAGHEVVGVCSDGPWLDKVAAEGLRTVPLAIARNLNPLRHWVSYRRLCRLFRDERFDMVHVHTPIAALLGRLAARRAGVGRIVYTAHGFYFHEHMAPWKRALFIALEKWGGRHTNILFTQAEEDAESARRLGLCRNGVIEAIGNGVDPARFAPAVDGDAARRSLRAELDTPEDAVVVMMTGRMVAEKGYPELFAAMAGQDAILWAAGERLASDHAAQVSLTAPPPNVRLLGHRQDVPGLLRAADIFTLPSHREGMPRSIIEAMMVGLPVIATDIRGSREEVVSGETGLLVPVANKDELAGAIRELSADPALRQRMGAAGRRRALELYDESKVIARQMKRLALTD
- the asnB gene encoding asparagine synthase (glutamine-hydrolyzing); amino-acid sequence: MCGFAGQTAFGGIDRVALAPRIARALERLRPRGPDSQQSWFDSRCALANTRLAIQDLSSAASLPMEAQGLVVAYNGEIYNFHELRAELTVAGHSFVTGGDTEILLAGWRQWGEGLLPRLAGMFAFALWDAAKSELILVRDRLGKKPLLYKAEAGRCTFASELAALETLLESAPPLDRQALRMLFTLRYVPEPLSIAAGVCKLAGGYLARVTAAGVEVRRWYDPLVGRPPLYTDPAQAEKDLVQIFDQAVQSRLIADVPFGVFLSGGIDSALVAASMVRAGERVRSFTVGFTDAADYYEERPAAERVARHLGTEHMAIEVSPSDARAALDEVFLGLDEPFADSSAVPTFLLARETRRHVTVALSGDGADEVFGGYRKYQGELMAARYRALPALLRRGLIEPLAALLPERKSSPLLERARRLRRFAQHAGKDAVGRQAGWMRLMDESELTRLFVQSNGAADSESPDLETMVAELRHEAGDSDALNAMLHADTRLGLPGDMLVKSDRMSMANSLEVRCPFLDHRVVECAAAMPGDFKLAPGEGKRVLRRAFADRLPKEVFELPKKGFEIPIAEWLTGPLDELTRRSIDAERLRRQGIFRPEQPRRWYADLKAGRRDSSEKLWTLIAFQAWCENFRPDLAA
- a CDS encoding glycosyltransferase — its product is MTVAERSARVMHVITGLDTGGAETQLALLVGARKAAGAEDVVVSLIPGGALRERLENAGVAVHDLGMRRGRPTLTGLLRLRSLIRRTKPQIIQSWMYHADLIAAFALRFSGRRNTTPLIWGIRCSDMNLADYGRSLRWTLRLCARYSHVPDIVVANSEAGLKTHLDLGYRPRQNRVIDNGIDTARYRPDAALRAEVRAELEIDPGVPLVAHVARVDPMKDHDTLLAAMREIPDVKLLLVGLGTESLASRPGWHGLGRRADVPRLLSACDLIVASSAYGEGFSNALAEGMASGLPAIATDVGDAARIIGQSGRIVPPRDAQALAKAIHELAFEPPDIHAERCIQARSSIEKRFSMAANLAAFEQVYASLV
- a CDS encoding methyltransferase domain-containing protein, which produces MNFRALIKRSVALACAYYLYDDWRARRRLAAGRLETGSGARHAKLDIAASLSYVERVYGDYISYGGLERFRGSVAEIGPGDSFAVALRILGNGADHVHAIDRWVSRRDADAQRRIYSALSEQYDLGHLFSGSPAEETIRNLTYHAGQPAETFFRDCGLEFDAILSRAVMEHLYDPLAALDDMARSLKPSGIMIHRIDLRDHGMFAGHHPLTLLTLSDDIHRCMTRGAGRPNRVLINDYRDWLERSGLTGELTISRLAGGSEELDPAPWTALGEDAKTRALECVRAIRPRLSNKFNAMADEDLAVAGLVLVARKNNA
- a CDS encoding glycosyltransferase is translated as MRQRFSADWLEVNSPIAFVLPSFAGGGAERVMLCLLAGIDRSRLSPSLITLSGEGPLSKLVPPDVPLVDLARPRLRHAGPALVGTIRQMRPQAVVSSLGYVNLALLAGRRLLPSGTRIIVREANMPSLSLPGGPRPGLMRWLYRRYYPRADAVVCTSHMMMEEMALDFGVARERLHLLPNPVDGAALRAEATVSTAAAATSVHFIAAGRLARQKGFDRLIEMFADLPGNCRLTILGEGPERSALQTMCDRLGGRVQLPGFEDNPWPHYAAADAFLLPSRWEGMPNAALEALACGTPVIATLESGAIGELAVTAPPGAVTVAPWGSEFAAAMAAVRAAAFDKKPRPSLLPPGHEPAAVARRFEEIVRRIC
- a CDS encoding glycosyltransferase family 4 protein, whose product is MDTRKSRPLRVLCIDHEGGYGGSSRSLYQMIEAMDRSNMTLMVWCGRLGPIQERYARLGISVRVIDSLPSATTLHRLSRTLLGFSRCIFQLALNKKLRAELREFEGYDVIHFNHPNLFLLAAWIRHQTAAAQILHVRTVSENLYEGTPEFWLARAINKRTCRWLARWQTRCLSISIDQFVFITSNEQDAFSRLGGRADGPVIHNISVPLTTDPLPIPRIPANGQLIVACLENYRWSRGTDRLVEIADCLNARGRDDILFVVAGDMAFPRAQRRGHGVGWAGCKDLIEYVQRAGLEHYFLFLGHVAEPENVLAAADLLISVPRRAGPWGRNIIEAMAMGRPVLALGTWDGFIRSNENGLLHEKFDAALIAESLCILADDRARLGTLATAARHHIESCCDGPTNAKQLVALWRKAANKNCNTEPDVNSASEKWPHPAGIRTDLEG
- a CDS encoding phytanoyl-CoA dioxygenase family protein, with the translated sequence MRRLVVRQAADFNRDGFVVVDGLFHPGEVEAFRKAVKRVIQHFLSRTKNSSLEALKEVQSDEALDLGIIRLAEFDRPAFDAVYDTIWQMPEFLRLVSKPVIQRIANQLMSRGSAAPVYSFINRCRITLPGDARSQTGWHREIFQTVPQSNFVQIWAPMIHDATIDMGPVILCTGSHNKLMPKPEWRENTNGVSKVMFDSTIADRFDQIPMTLRLGQAVFFSGTLLHGSRPNLSAKVRYAMVGLFHDVEDPHFLPPKWKFSFRGCTPRDWFDSLPDNN